TTCATAGAGATCGTTTATTAAGTTTAAAAATAAAAAAAGTGGATGTAAACACCCACTTGTAAAAATATAGTTTTTTATCTTTATTTCAGATACTTTGTAATCGCCTCACCGTTAGGGTTTGTAGTACTTACAAAAGTGTCTATCAGCTTTCCGTTTTCATCTACCAGGAATTTGGTGAAGTTCCAGAGGATGCTTGTATTTTTTACTCCGTTTAATTCTTTCTCTGTCAAGAATTTAAAGATAGGAGCTGTATCATCGCCTTTTACAGAAACTTTAGCCGCCATCGGGAATGTTACCCCATAGTTTTTCTGGCAGAAAGCTCCAATTTCAGTATTGGTTCCTGGCTCCTGTCCTCCAAAATTATTAGCAGGGAAACCTATAACTACCAATTTATCTTTATATTGCTCATACAAATTCTCAAGATCTGCATACTGAGGGGTAAATCCGCATTCTGAAGCAGTATTCACAATCAGGATTTTCTTTCCTTTGAAATCTGCAAAGTTGATTTCTTTACCATCAAGACTTTCTACTTTGAAGTCATATATTGTTTTTCCCATAAGTTCGTTGGTTTTGGTTTTTGAAATTTCACTTTTCTGGTTGGTGCAGCTTTGCAGAAATGCGACGAAGGAAAGCAGCATTAAAAAAATCTTTTTCATTTTTTTATCATTTTGTACAGCGGACTGCAGTTGGATTAAAACTTGAAAATATTAGCCGGAAATACTTTATTAATGTCTATTTTGTTTAATAACATCACATAATCTCCGTCTTTTTTAGTACTTGAAGATTCTATTCTGAAAGGCATTGTAAGGTTTCCTACTTTTCTAAAATCAGAATAGACAAGCGTTTCATCTTTTTTCACTTCTTTTATCAGCATATAAGTTTTTGTATCGAAGTAATACATATTCTTATTAACGTTCTTGGTAAGTTCCACTTTATGGCAGTAGATCTCTCCTACCTTTTCTTTTCCAAGGTATTTGGCATCAAATCCTTTATTTTCCCAGTCAATGAAGTCGTTATCAAAACTTTCCGGCACATATTCAGGGTATTCCTGAAGCTTATTGGCCGCATAGTTCATTGCGTAGCCTTTGGAACCGTCAAAACCTTCAATCGCGGTTTCTTTTCCTCCGGTAGTAATCAATGTTTTAGTAAGATTCGGACGCTGCTGAAAAATTCTTATCGGATACTCATCTTTGATTCCCAATACTACTTTTCCCTGAAGCAATACTGAATTCAACAATTTCCAATTGGTTAACCCTCCGGATAATTCAATATTCTTGTCAATAATTTCCTTTGCGGTCTGTCCGAATATTACATGCGAAAATATCAGTCCAAATACGAGTAGTAACTTCTTCATTAATTTTATTTATAAATTCAAATATAGGGGGATTTATGTGAAATTGCAAAAGTGCTAAAAGGCCAATTCGCTAATTTGCTTATTCTAAATTAACTTTCGGGCTTTTTCCAAATCTTCCGGTGTATCTATGCCTACTCCTACGAAATTGGTTTCTATCATTTTGATTTTCATTCCGTATTCCAGATAGCGGATGCATTCAATTTTTTCAGAAATTTCCAATGGTTTCATTGCCAGTTTTGAAAACTGCAGCAAGGCTTCTTTTCTGAAGGCATATACGCCGATATGTTTAAAATAGCTTACATCATAGGAAATCTCTCTGTGAAAAGGAATTACGGAACGGCTGAAATACAGGGCAAAACCGTTATTATCAGTAATTACTTTTACGTTATTCGGATTTTCAATTTCTTCTTTTTCATGCAGCTGAATTTTTAAAGAAGCTAAGGAAATTTCCTGCTGGTCATCATGTTTAAAAACTTCAATCAGCTGGCGTAAAGGTTCCAGTTTCAGGAAAGGTTCGTCTCCCTGAACATTGATCACGATGTCACAGTCTATATTTTGTACTGCTTCAGCAATACGGTCGCTTCCTGTCTCGTGTTGCCCTGTCATTACGGCTTTACCACCGTTTTTTACAATTTCATCAAGAATAATTTCGGAGTCTGTAGCTACAAATACTTCATCAAACAGCCCGGTTTCCACTACGTTCTGATAGGTGGTGGTGATCACGGTTTTTTCTCCTAAAATCTGCATTAATTTCCCCGGAAAACGGCTTGCTTCGTAACGGGCAGGGATGACAGCGATTATTTTCATTCAATACGATATTAAGTAATTCTTTTAAAATCAACAGGTTTCATTCCGGCATTTTCAAAAGCCTGAATAATCCTTTTATCCTGAGACCAAATGTAGTGAAAAGTATCTTATTTACTCTACAAAACAGAGATTTCAGCAGCTTAAAAAGAGAGTTTTACTCCTACCATATTGTATTCCCATTGGCGGGACGCGGTAAAATTGAGATTGTATTTTGTTTTTCCGATAGTTCCTTCTGATGAAGTATATCTGCTTTTTGAGATGGTTTTCCCGATAAAATATCCCATTAACAGGGCTAAAGGATAATCTGAAGCCCAGTGAACTTTACTCTGCATCATCTGAAAGCATAGTGCTCCTGCCAGTGTATATCCTACAGGTTTAATCCATTTTGCATCGGGATAATTGTCTGCAATCACGGTGATACCTGCCATAAAAGTGGTTAAATGTCCGGATGGCATAGCATCGTAATTCGAGGTATTTTTTCCGAAGGCTGAGAAACTTGGGAAAGGATTCCATGCCCCTCCTTTATGTTCGTATTCTTCTGCAATAAACGGGCTTTCTCTTCCGGTAATTCTTTTAAGGGTCTGAGTGAAAACTCCGGAAAGAATTAAACTTTCCATCAAACCGCTGGCTGTGGCCTGTGCTCTGTAATCATTCTTAATCAACCCATACGTCCCGAAACCAATTCCTAATAATACTAATGTGGAACCGTTTCCTATCAGGTACAGGGTAGATCCTATATCTTTCGGGATTTTAAAAACTCCACCTACTTTGGTGTAGTTATTATCTTTATCCATTCCCCATCTTTCTGCCAGCTCTCTGGAATTGTCGATCAGTTTCTGGTCAAATGGCAGGAGAATCAACGTTGCTGCAACAGCTCCTCCCAGATAATAGGCATGGTCCTGAGCCACGAAATCTTTATTGGTGTTGATAAAGTTTCTGGGTAATTTGGTTACAAAATCTAATAATTTCGGCTTTGGATAGGTCCGGACAGATCCGTCTTTCAGGGTGTAGGTTTGTACTTTTGGCAGTTCCAGTTCTTTTGGAAGCTCTTTCACCTTCAATGTGTCAATCTCTTGTGAGCATACCAATATTGAAACTGGTAAGAGTAGAAATCTCAGTTTTTTCATCGTGTAATTTTCGACTTTATTATATTTAAGTGTGTAAAAGCCCCAAAGGTAATCCCTAGTTGAGCTTAGTACAAAGAAGCAACCTGATTTTTAATATTTATTTAATTTTTTATAAATAAACGCTACTTCAGTTTAAATATTTGATCAAATAAATAATTCCATACATCCATGAAATATAAAGAAAAGAGTAAAAAAGTCCGAACCCAAGGCTTTTTAGCAAATCTCCTTTACATTTTCCTGAGTTTTTGAAAACCAATCTGAGCGCTCTGAAAAACACCCAATACAAAATTGCTCCCAGCAGAAATACGGCTGACCAAAAGAAAAGTCCGAAAAAATAAGAAAGAAAAATGAGCAGAATGGAAATTACAATCCATGCAAGAATAGAAAGAAGAACACCTCCTATTCCATCCCCTACAGCGGGTGGATCAAATTCGAAACCATTAAATTTTGGCGTTTTATCTGCATACCTTTGTATTCTTTCTTTGTTTAAAATATTTCCTACATTATCTTTTAATTTTAAGCCAGAATAGAGACCTATGCTGATAAACAGGAAAAATGCTCCGGCCAAAACGGATGTTGATAAGATTGAATTCTGAAAAAGGGAACGATGATCTGCTTTTCCTGAAAGCCATACACTTAGAATGACTACCGTGATGATCACCAGTGTTGAAAAAAATAAATATTTTGTTTCAAGAAAGGATTTCCGTGGAGGTTTCATGGTTTTATAGGATATAAAAACGCTTCGACTCCGATCAGCGTGACATGTCTAATACTCTTTTTGAGATCAAACAGTGTCATGCCAGGCAGAGTCGAAGCTTATATTTTATTGGAAAATTACTTTAATTTGTTCAAAGCGCTTTCCAGTTTTGGAAGCATTCCTTTGATCTCATCTACGGCTAATCCTCCTACAGAAGCACGGAACCAAGGTTCTGATTTTTCTTCTCCGAAAGCTGAGAATGGTACTAACGCCACTCCTGCTTCATTAATTAAGTAGAAAACAAGGTCCGAAGAGTTTTCAAGTACCGCCCCATCTGGTTTTGTTTTTCCGATATAGTTTAATTTAATGGTAAGATAAAGAGCTCCCATTGGTTCAATACTGTCTACAGCAAGTCCTTTTCCTTTTAAATCCTGAACTCCGTTGTGAAGAACTTTTAGGCTTTCTTCAAGTTTAGCTTTAAAATCATTAACGAAAGTATCTACATTCTCGTGATTTTCATAGAATTTAGCGGTTGCTTCCTGCTCCGGTTTTGGTGCCCAAGCTCCAACGTGGGTAAGAAGTGCTTTCATTTTATCAAGGATATGAGCGGGACCGAATCCCCAACCCACACGTACTCCTGTTGCTGCAAGGCATTTTGAAATACCGTCGATATAGATCGTATAATCTTTCATTTCCGGGAAAAGAGAAACCGGATCTACGTGCTCAGCCCCGAAAGTAAGGCAAGAATAAATCTGGTCATACATTAAGTATAACGGTTTTTCATCTGCTCCCCTTTTTTTGTTTTCAGCAATGACCAATTCGCAGATTTCTGAAAGCTGTTCTTTTGTAAACATAGTTCCGGTAGGGTTCAATGGTGAACACAATGCCAATAATACGGCTCCATCCAAATGAGGTCTTAAATCATCTGCTGTTGGAAGGAAGTTGGTTTCCGGTTTTGTCTTTACTTCTACAGCGTTGGCTGAAGTAAGGTAAGCATAGTGGTTGTTGTTCCAAGATGGTGTAGGATATACTACTTTATCTCCTTCGTCTACGATGGTTTTGTACACGGCATAGATCAAAGGTCTTGATCCTGCTGTGATCAGGATGTCTTCCGGAGAATAATCCAGGTTCCATCTTTTTTTAAGGTCTTTGGAAACTTCTTTTCTTAAAGATAAAAGTCCGTTGGCAGGAGGATAGTTCGTCAGATTATTCTGATATGCTTTCTGAATCTCTTCCTTCAGCAATGCCGGAATAGGATAGATATTAGAATTCAGATCACCAATAGTAAGATTGGCAATTTCCGCTCCTTTTGCTTTTAGATCATTTACTTCGTTACCAATTTTTACAATTTCAGAACCGATCAGGTTCGCTGCTAATTTTGAAACTTTCACTTTTTTTCTTATTTAAAATTTACTAATATTATCGTTCTCCATTAATTCTCTCATCTATTTGATCTACGGGCGTTTGTGCATCAAAAAGAGTGATTACTTCTTTTGCTTTTTTTGCCGTATTGGAATTCGGATATTTTTTAATGATCCTGTTAAATTCCGCTGTGTTTTCATCGTTTAGTTTTCCGGTTCCTTTGTCCTGATCTCTTTCGTAGGTTGGCGTATTATCCATTCCCAGAAGATAATCGGACAGGTAGTAGTTATAGTCTTGTTTTACAGTCTTTATCAGCTTACTCTCAGGATATTTATTCATAAAATTTTCCCAGAACATCAGCCTGTTTCCCAGTTGCTCCCAGCTGATTATCAATCCTGCATCTGCTGCATAATTGGTTTCACTTTCTTTGTCAGTCTGAGAAATATAGGCTTCATAATCCGGAGTTACTTTATTCTTAAAAAGTGAAGAATAATATCCCGGAATGGTCCATATTTCAGTCATTCCTTCTCCTACTTCCCTGAATTCAAGACCTGCTTTTTTGAGTTCTGAGGCTATTTTTTTAACATTATCCGGAAGGTTGTACTGATCCTTTTCGGAATTATAATAATTCACATATTTATCTAAGACATCAGTATGCATATTCATCAGACATTCGGTATACTTTCCTCTTATTTTTAAATAATCCTCGTATACTTTATCATTCTGTTCCGGACTGTTTCCTGGTATTTCTTTTTCGATTTTGGTACGATACCATTGAAGTGACGTGATATAATCCTCCGTTTTGTTGGTGGATGAACACACTGTGTCTATGGGCTTGTATTGATCTTCTTTGACTTTCGTTGTAGCAACCGAATCATTTACCGGTTTTGTATCTGCAACTGCAGCTTCCTTTTTACAGGAAACTACAGCTGCAGACAATAGGCAAACTGCTATTATTTTTTTAATCATCTGCTATTTTCAGAGTATTAATCCAGTTTTAAATCTGTTTTAACGGCTCCGATTTTAGCTTCCAATGATTTTAATTTATCTCTGAAATCTGCTTCTGAAGTAACGGAATCTTTCACTGAAACATAGAACTTGATTTTGGGTTCTGTTCCTGAAGGTCTTACGCATACTTTTGTTCCATCCTGAGTGTAATAGATCAAAACGTTTGACTTCGGAATGTCATTCATTACTTTTTTCTCGTTCGTAGAAATAGTAAGACTTGTCTGTTCCTTAAAGTCTTTTACTTCTTCTACCAATGAACCTGCCAGTTCTTTTGGAGGATTTTCGCGGAAGTTTTTCATCATATTCTGAATTTCTTCAGCACCTTCTTTTCCTTTTCTTACGATATTGATTAATCCTTCATAATACATTCCAAGATCTTCGTAGATCTCGATCATGTACTGATACATTGTTCTTCCGTTAGCCTTACACCAGGCAGCAATTTCGCAAGCTATAAGGATACTTCCACAAGAGTCTTTATCACGCACAAAATCTCCGGTCATGAATCCGAAACTTTCTTCACCACCACATACGAATTTCTGTGTACCTTCTGCTTCACGGATCATTTTTCCGATCCATTTGAATCCGGTAAGACCTACTTTGCATTCTACCCCAAATTTTTGTGCGATATCAAAGAAGATATCTGAAGTCACAATCGTAGAACCTATGAATTCTTTTCCGGTAATTTTCCCTTGTTTTCTCCATTCATTCAGGATATAATAAGTAAGAATTGTATTGGTTTGGTTACCGTTTAATAATTGCATTTCACCATCAAGGTTTCTTACTGCAATCCCTAATCTGTCTCCATCCGGATCTGTTCCGATCACGATATCTGCATTAGTAATTCTTGCCAGATCCATTGCCATTTCCAATGCTGCAGGCTCTTCCGGGTTTGGAGAATCTACTGTAGGGAAATTTCCGCTTGGAATCATCTGTTCTCTTACAAGATCTACTTTTTTAAATCCTGCTTTTTCAAGAGCCTTAGGAACTGTTGTATACGTTGTTCCGTGAATAGATGTGAAAACGATATTTAAATTTTCTTTTCCAACATTCTGATAGGTAGAGTTTTCAATACAGGCATCGATATACACATCATCCTGCTCCTCTCCGATCCACTCGATCAGATCATCATTTCCGTTGAATTTAATTTCTTCGAATTTCACAGAATATACTTCATTGATAATCGCTTCATCATTAGGCGGAACAATTTGTGCTCCATCGTTCCAGTATACTTTATACCCGTTATATTCTGGCGGGTTGTGAGAAGCCGTTAATACAATTCCTCCATTACATTTTTTATCACGAACTGTGAAAGACAATTCAGGAGTCGGCCTGTGATCCTTGAAAAGCAATACTTTAATTCCGTTTGCTGTCAAAACATCTGCTACCAACTTTCCAAATTCTTTGGAATTATGACGAACATCATAAGCAATAGCCACTTTAATTTCTTCACCTTTGAACTGCTGCAGCATATAATTTGCCAATCCCTGAGTAGCCTGTCCCAGTGTATATTTATTCAAGCGATTGGTTCCTACTCCCATTATCCCACGCATACCTCCTGTACCGAATTCCAGTTCTCTGTAGAAAGAATCTTCCAGATCAGGGGAATTGCTGTCGATCAATGTTTGTACAGCATCTCTCGTTTCTTTATCGAAAGTATCACTTAACCAAAGTTTCGCTTTTTCTAATGTATTCATATTTGTATTGTTGTTCTTTTATAGTTTGTAAAGTTTCTAGTTTAAATAATACTGTTTTAATCCAGTTTTTTGTTTTCGACTTTCGTTGTTTTATCAATTTTGAAAGCTCTGATTGGATCGTTATAATAGATAAATTTTGCAGTATTCTGAATATGTCCTTTTAACGAATCCTTTACATTTACTTCTGCATAGTTTCCGTTTTTAGAATCAATATTCAGATTGGTGATTTTCCAGTAAGGCGCAATTAAACTTGCTGTATCTGAAATCTTTATCACTGCATTTTTTGACAATCCAAGGAAATTAGCACGGCTTCTGTTTTGCATTTCCACTTCTGCTCTTCTGGTGTTTACAGATCCCATGAAGCTCGCATTATTTTTCATGTTGAGTCTGAAATTGTCTGTTTTGATTTCACTTGAAATATTCACTTCAACAGAATCAGAAACGGCTACTTTTTCCAGGTTGTATTTTGAATAAATCGTCACGTTGTAAAAATCAACTCCTTTTGTCCCTCTTTTTTCTTTAATGAAAAGAGTTTTATCTTTTACATCCACATCCAGATTGCCCGCCACATTTGGATAGGTTTCTATTTCCACAAAATTTTTCGGACCTCTGGCATAAAATACACGGAATTTTCCTTCTAAATCAAGGTTTACAAACTCCGAAACAT
The nucleotide sequence above comes from Chryseobacterium sp. 7. Encoded proteins:
- a CDS encoding histidine kinase; translated protein: MKKLLLVFGLIFSHVIFGQTAKEIIDKNIELSGGLTNWKLLNSVLLQGKVVLGIKDEYPIRIFQQRPNLTKTLITTGGKETAIEGFDGSKGYAMNYAANKLQEYPEYVPESFDNDFIDWENKGFDAKYLGKEKVGEIYCHKVELTKNVNKNMYYFDTKTYMLIKEVKKDETLVYSDFRKVGNLTMPFRIESSSTKKDGDYVMLLNKIDINKVFPANIFKF
- a CDS encoding phosphatase PAP2 family protein, with the protein product MKKLRFLLLPVSILVCSQEIDTLKVKELPKELELPKVQTYTLKDGSVRTYPKPKLLDFVTKLPRNFINTNKDFVAQDHAYYLGGAVAATLILLPFDQKLIDNSRELAERWGMDKDNNYTKVGGVFKIPKDIGSTLYLIGNGSTLVLLGIGFGTYGLIKNDYRAQATASGLMESLILSGVFTQTLKRITGRESPFIAEEYEHKGGAWNPFPSFSAFGKNTSNYDAMPSGHLTTFMAGITVIADNYPDAKWIKPVGYTLAGALCFQMMQSKVHWASDYPLALLMGYFIGKTISKSRYTSSEGTIGKTKYNLNFTASRQWEYNMVGVKLSF
- a CDS encoding pyridoxal phosphate-dependent aminotransferase gives rise to the protein MKVSKLAANLIGSEIVKIGNEVNDLKAKGAEIANLTIGDLNSNIYPIPALLKEEIQKAYQNNLTNYPPANGLLSLRKEVSKDLKKRWNLDYSPEDILITAGSRPLIYAVYKTIVDEGDKVVYPTPSWNNNHYAYLTSANAVEVKTKPETNFLPTADDLRPHLDGAVLLALCSPLNPTGTMFTKEQLSEICELVIAENKKRGADEKPLYLMYDQIYSCLTFGAEHVDPVSLFPEMKDYTIYIDGISKCLAATGVRVGWGFGPAHILDKMKALLTHVGAWAPKPEQEATAKFYENHENVDTFVNDFKAKLEESLKVLHNGVQDLKGKGLAVDSIEPMGALYLTIKLNYIGKTKPDGAVLENSSDLVFYLINEAGVALVPFSAFGEEKSEPWFRASVGGLAVDEIKGMLPKLESALNKLK
- the kdsB gene encoding 3-deoxy-manno-octulosonate cytidylyltransferase, which produces MKIIAVIPARYEASRFPGKLMQILGEKTVITTTYQNVVETGLFDEVFVATDSEIILDEIVKNGGKAVMTGQHETGSDRIAEAVQNIDCDIVINVQGDEPFLKLEPLRQLIEVFKHDDQQEISLASLKIQLHEKEEIENPNNVKVITDNNGFALYFSRSVIPFHREISYDVSYFKHIGVYAFRKEALLQFSKLAMKPLEISEKIECIRYLEYGMKIKMIETNFVGVGIDTPEDLEKARKLI
- a CDS encoding glutathione peroxidase; this encodes MKKIFLMLLSFVAFLQSCTNQKSEISKTKTNELMGKTIYDFKVESLDGKEINFADFKGKKILIVNTASECGFTPQYADLENLYEQYKDKLVVIGFPANNFGGQEPGTNTEIGAFCQKNYGVTFPMAAKVSVKGDDTAPIFKFLTEKELNGVKNTSILWNFTKFLVDENGKLIDTFVSTTNPNGEAITKYLK
- a CDS encoding phospho-sugar mutase, encoding MNTLEKAKLWLSDTFDKETRDAVQTLIDSNSPDLEDSFYRELEFGTGGMRGIMGVGTNRLNKYTLGQATQGLANYMLQQFKGEEIKVAIAYDVRHNSKEFGKLVADVLTANGIKVLLFKDHRPTPELSFTVRDKKCNGGIVLTASHNPPEYNGYKVYWNDGAQIVPPNDEAIINEVYSVKFEEIKFNGNDDLIEWIGEEQDDVYIDACIENSTYQNVGKENLNIVFTSIHGTTYTTVPKALEKAGFKKVDLVREQMIPSGNFPTVDSPNPEEPAALEMAMDLARITNADIVIGTDPDGDRLGIAVRNLDGEMQLLNGNQTNTILTYYILNEWRKQGKITGKEFIGSTIVTSDIFFDIAQKFGVECKVGLTGFKWIGKMIREAEGTQKFVCGGEESFGFMTGDFVRDKDSCGSILIACEIAAWCKANGRTMYQYMIEIYEDLGMYYEGLINIVRKGKEGAEEIQNMMKNFRENPPKELAGSLVEEVKDFKEQTSLTISTNEKKVMNDIPKSNVLIYYTQDGTKVCVRPSGTEPKIKFYVSVKDSVTSEADFRDKLKSLEAKIGAVKTDLKLD
- a CDS encoding GIN domain-containing protein, with product MKKVVYTLMLVAVVSCGKVSPKGNIEKKDVDVSEFVNLDLEGKFRVFYARGPKNFVEIETYPNVAGNLDVDVKDKTLFIKEKRGTKGVDFYNVTIYSKYNLEKVAVSDSVEVNISSEIKTDNFRLNMKNNASFMGSVNTRRAEVEMQNRSRANFLGLSKNAVIKISDTASLIAPYWKITNLNIDSKNGNYAEVNVKDSLKGHIQNTAKFIYYNDPIRAFKIDKTTKVENKKLD